In Nitrospinota bacterium, the genomic stretch AGCGATGTCGTCCCGGGCGTAGCGCAAGCGGAGACCCGGGATCAGGGCCTCTTTTCAAATACATATAAGGTCGCGGCCCCGGCTCGCGCTTCGCTTGGCCGGGGTGACATTGCGGGAAACGGTTTGGGCAACAGGCCGTTTAGATCCCTAATACTACTCTAATTGGTAGTTATAGCCACCGCTCTTCACCACCACAACTTTCCCCCTGCTCCCCCTAAAGACAAGAGGTTTACGCAAAACATGGCTTTTGACAACACGATGGACAAGGACGACAAAAAGTCGCTCCACGCCCATTACAAAGAGGTGGCCGACGACCTGGTGGCCATCCAGATCCTGGGCATGATAGAAAACGGCCAGGAGATCTCCCAGCGCAAGATAACCGCGAAAACCGGCCTTGCGGCGGGGCTGGTGCACTCCTACATGCGCAAGGTGATAAACAAGGGCTGGGTGAAAGCGCGGCAGGTTAGCCCAAAACGCTGGCTTTATTACCTTACGCCGGAAGGGTTTTTAGAGAAAAGCCAGCTTACGCTGAAATATTTCTCCATCACCTTCCAGAACTACCGCGCCGCCCAGGCCCTGCTGAAAGAAACGGTGCAGACCTGCGTGAAAAACGGCTGGAAACGGCTTGTCATCGCCGGGGAGAACGACCTTTCCGACATCGCGGCGCTGAACATCTACGCCATGGGGGACGAGCTGGTCCTCACCGCCCTGCTGGCGGACATCGAAAAAGACACCGGCGAGCATTTCTTCTACCATTTCGAAAAACTAAAAGAGCTGGAGTTCGACAAGGTGCTGGTGTGCGACGCGAAGTTCCTTGAGTGGTGGAAGAAAACCGGGGGCGCCGTGGACGACCCCAGGCTCATCCATCTTAGCAACCATCTGAGCGTGTGAAAATACGGTGAAAAGGAGCGCAAGGTGAAAGCGGTAATACTGGCCGGGGGCATGGGCACCCGCATATCCGAGGAGACGCATCTTAAGCCCAAGCCCATGGTGGAGATAGGCGGCAAGCCCATCCTGTGGCATATTATGAAAATTTTTACCGCCCACGGAATCACCGAATTCGTCATCTGCCTCGGCTACAAGGGGTATATGATAAAGGAATATTTCGCCAACTATTACATCCATACCTCCGACCTCACCATAGACATGGCCACCAACGACATCTCCTACCACCAGAACTACGCCGAGCCGTGGAAAATAACCCTGGTGGACACCGGCGAGAACACAATGACCGGCGGCAGGCTCAAACGCGTGCGCGATTACCTGGGGGACGGGGATTTCTGTTTCACCTACGGCGATGGCGTTAGCGACGTGGATATAACCGGACTTGTGGGTTTCCATAAGAAGCATGGGAAACCCGCCACGGTAACGGCAATCCAGCCCCCGGGCCGTTATGGAGTGATGAAGCTGGACGGGGAGAGCGTGGCAGATTTCCGCGAAAAGGCGGAGGAGGACGGCGGCTGGATAAACGGCGGGTTCTTCGTGCTGTCGCCAAAGGTGATTGACATGGTTGATGGCGACGCCACCCACTGGGAGCGCGGCCCCATGGAACAGCTGGCCGGCGAGGGGTCGCTGATAGCCTACAAACACCGCGGCTTCTGGAGCGCCATGGACACCCTGCGCGACAAAAACCACCTTGAAGAGTTATGGAACGGCGGAAAAGCGCCCTGGAAAATATGGAAATAAACAAAGCGTTCTGGCGGGGCCGTAAGGTATTTATTACCGGCCACACCGGCTTTAAAGGCGGGTGGCTCGCGCTGTGGCTTTCCAACATGGGGGCGCAGGTGACCGGCTACTCGCTGGAGGCCCCCACGGAGCCATGCTTTTTTAAGGCGGTGGGGCTGGAGAGCCGTGTAAAAAGCTTTATCGGCGACATCCGCGACAGCGATAAACTGCAAAACGCCATGGCCATGGCTACGCCGGAAATCGTGATCCACATGGCGTCCCAGCCCATAGTGCGCCGCTCTTATAAAGAGCCGGAGGAGACTTTCGACGTGAACGTGATGGGCGCGGTGGCCGTTTTCGAGTCCGTCCGCGCCACTCCGGGAATCCGCGCATTGCTGGTGGTCACCAGCGACAAATGTTACGAGAACCGGGAATGGGTTTACGGATACCGGGAGACCGACCCCCTGGGCGGCAAAGACCCGTATTCGGCCTCCAAAGCCTGTCAGGAGCTGGTAACCGCCTCGTATCGCGCCTCGTTTTTCGCAAACGGGCCCGTTGTGGCCAGCGGGCGGGCGGGGAACGTGATCGGTGGCGGCGACTGGGCCGAGGACAGGCTGGCGCCAGACATGGCCCGGGCTTTCAGCGAGAACAGGCCCGTGGTTATCCGCAACCCGAAAGCCCTGCGCCCCTGGCAACACGTGCTGGAGCCTTTGAGCGGCTACATCCTGCTCATGGAGCGGCTGGTAAACGACGGGGGCGAATTCGCCCGGGGTTTCAATTTCGGCCCGGCGGACGGCGAAGCCCGCCCCGTTGAATGGATGGCGGACAGGATGGCGGCCCTTTGGGGCGGCGGGGCGCGGTGGGAACATGCCGGTGGGGACGATCCGCCCGAGGCCGGCCTGCTGAAGCTGGACAGCGCCCTGGCCCGCTCAATGCTTGGCTGGCGCGGGCGGCTGGGCGCCGAGGGGGCCGTCCAGTGGGCCGTGGAATGGTACAAAAAATATTATCAAGGCTGTAACATGATGGAATTTACGCTAAGGCAGATAGAGGCTTACGAAAGCCTGGGGGGTGGCCGGTGACCGGCGCGGTTTGCAGGTTCTGCGCCGCCCCGCTGGATGCCGTGTTCACGGATTTGGGGTCCACCCCGGTTTCCAACTCGTTCCTGAAAGAGTCGGACCTGAACCGTATGGAGCCTTTCTACCCGCTAAAAGCGCTGGTATGCGGGAAATGCCTGCTGGTACAGCTGGAGCAGTTCGAGAGCCCGCGGGACATTTTCTCCGACGAGTACGCGTATTTCTCGTCATTCTCGGACACATGGCTGGCCCATTGCCAGAAATACGCCCGCATGGTTGTGGAGCGGTTCGGCCTGGGCGGTAATAACCTTGTTATGGAGCTGGCCTCCAACGACGGATACCTGCTCCAGTATTTCAAGGAGCAGGGGGTGCCCTGCATGGGGGTGGAGCCCGCCGCCAACGTGGCCCGCGCGGCCATCGAAAAAGGGATAGACACGCTGGTGGCCTTCTTCGGCGTGAAGACCGCCGAGGGGCTGGCCGCTTCCGGCAAACGGGCCGACCTTCTGATAGGCAACAACGTCCTGGCCCACGTGCCGGACCTCAACGATTTCGTGGGCGGCATGAAAAAAGCCCTCAACGCGCGCGGCGTCATCACCATGGAGTTCCCCCATCTTCTGCGCCTCATGGAGGGCAACCAGTTCGACACCATCTATCATGAGCATTTTTCGTATTTCTCGTTCGGCGCCGTAAGCCGCGTTTTCGAAAAGCACGGCCTGAAAATATTCGACGTGGAGGAGATCCCCACCCACGGCGGCTCGTTGCGGATATACGCCACGCATTATGAAGATGACAGCAAGGCGACTTCCACCACCGTCACAGCGCTGATGGAGAAGGAACGGGCCGCGGGGTTGACGGAGCTGGCCACATACCTCGCTTACACGCAAAAGCCCGAGCGGGTGAGGCTGGGCCTGCTGGAGTTTTTGATCAAGGCGAAACGCGATGGGAAAAAGGTGGCCGGATACGGCGCCCCCGCCAAGGGGAACACCCTGCTCAACTATTGCGGCGTGCGGCGCGACCTGATGGAGTTCACCGTGGACAAGAGCCCCCACAAGCAGGGGATGTATCTGCCCGGCACGCGGATTCCCATCCACAATCCCAGGGCCATCGGCGAGGCCCGGCCGGATTATGTGCTCATCCTGCCCTGGAACATAAGGGATGAGATCATGCGGCAGATGGGTTTTATCCGCGAGTGGGGGGGCAAGTTCGTCACCCCCATCCCCGAAGTAAAGGTGTGGGAGTAAGCCATGGGGCTGGGATTGGTTAGCGGGATCCGGCGCGGGATGGACAAGGCCGGGCGGGCCATGTTCGAGGCGTTATTGTCCAAATACACAAAACCCACCTACAACCTGGCGGGGCTCATCACCGACAAGAACAGCGATTTCGTGGGCGACCCCGCCTTTGTGAAAGCCTTCGAGGCGGCCAGAAAACAGGCCCCCGCCAACCATCCCGAATGGGGCGAGGTCATCAAGTGGCAGGTTCACGTCGTGCTATGGGCGGCGGCTCATTCAGCGCGTCTGCCCGGCGATTTCGTGGAATGCGGCGTTAACACCGGCATCTACTCCATGGCGGTCATGACCCATCTGGATTTCGCCTCCATGGGCGACCGCCGCTTTTTCCTGCTGGACACTTTCAAAGGGTTCGCCGAAGAGACCCTTCGCGACGACGAGAAGAAGCTCATGCGCGTAAGCGAACG encodes the following:
- a CDS encoding winged helix-turn-helix transcriptional regulator; the encoded protein is MAFDNTMDKDDKKSLHAHYKEVADDLVAIQILGMIENGQEISQRKITAKTGLAAGLVHSYMRKVINKGWVKARQVSPKRWLYYLTPEGFLEKSQLTLKYFSITFQNYRAAQALLKETVQTCVKNGWKRLVIAGENDLSDIAALNIYAMGDELVLTALLADIEKDTGEHFFYHFEKLKELEFDKVLVCDAKFLEWWKKTGGAVDDPRLIHLSNHLSV
- the rfbF gene encoding glucose-1-phosphate cytidylyltransferase, whose product is MKAVILAGGMGTRISEETHLKPKPMVEIGGKPILWHIMKIFTAHGITEFVICLGYKGYMIKEYFANYYIHTSDLTIDMATNDISYHQNYAEPWKITLVDTGENTMTGGRLKRVRDYLGDGDFCFTYGDGVSDVDITGLVGFHKKHGKPATVTAIQPPGRYGVMKLDGESVADFREKAEEDGGWINGGFFVLSPKVIDMVDGDATHWERGPMEQLAGEGSLIAYKHRGFWSAMDTLRDKNHLEELWNGGKAPWKIWK
- the rfbG gene encoding CDP-glucose 4,6-dehydratase, whose amino-acid sequence is MERRKSALENMEINKAFWRGRKVFITGHTGFKGGWLALWLSNMGAQVTGYSLEAPTEPCFFKAVGLESRVKSFIGDIRDSDKLQNAMAMATPEIVIHMASQPIVRRSYKEPEETFDVNVMGAVAVFESVRATPGIRALLVVTSDKCYENREWVYGYRETDPLGGKDPYSASKACQELVTASYRASFFANGPVVASGRAGNVIGGGDWAEDRLAPDMARAFSENRPVVIRNPKALRPWQHVLEPLSGYILLMERLVNDGGEFARGFNFGPADGEARPVEWMADRMAALWGGGARWEHAGGDDPPEAGLLKLDSALARSMLGWRGRLGAEGAVQWAVEWYKKYYQGCNMMEFTLRQIEAYESLGGGR
- a CDS encoding class I SAM-dependent methyltransferase, with the protein product MTGAVCRFCAAPLDAVFTDLGSTPVSNSFLKESDLNRMEPFYPLKALVCGKCLLVQLEQFESPRDIFSDEYAYFSSFSDTWLAHCQKYARMVVERFGLGGNNLVMELASNDGYLLQYFKEQGVPCMGVEPAANVARAAIEKGIDTLVAFFGVKTAEGLAASGKRADLLIGNNVLAHVPDLNDFVGGMKKALNARGVITMEFPHLLRLMEGNQFDTIYHEHFSYFSFGAVSRVFEKHGLKIFDVEEIPTHGGSLRIYATHYEDDSKATSTTVTALMEKERAAGLTELATYLAYTQKPERVRLGLLEFLIKAKRDGKKVAGYGAPAKGNTLLNYCGVRRDLMEFTVDKSPHKQGMYLPGTRIPIHNPRAIGEARPDYVLILPWNIRDEIMRQMGFIREWGGKFVTPIPEVKVWE
- a CDS encoding class I SAM-dependent methyltransferase: MGLGLVSGIRRGMDKAGRAMFEALLSKYTKPTYNLAGLITDKNSDFVGDPAFVKAFEAARKQAPANHPEWGEVIKWQVHVVLWAAAHSARLPGDFVECGVNTGIYSMAVMTHLDFASMGDRRFFLLDTFKGFAEETLRDDEKKLMRVSERKYPDCYEFVKDTLGRIPNAVIIRGAVPATLPQAATDRVAYLSIDMNCVEPEVAALEHFWPKLASGGIVVLDDYGWPGHQAQKEAHDQFARSVGTSVLCLPTGQGIILKA